The Rhododendron vialii isolate Sample 1 chromosome 3a, ASM3025357v1 nucleotide sequence TTAAAAGTCTAAAAATTCATCTCCAACGTTATACCTATCTGTCTGCCCATTTTGAATTCTACCAATTTCCTCGTCCAAATTTGAGGAGGTCCGAACCCAAACTCATTTTTTGAAtccctcttttctctttctcattgATTACAAATTTGACAATTCATGTGCTGCACGTCCAGTGGTTCATCGTCATCGTGTTGCTGAAGCCAAGGAGGAAGCCACGCTGCCTCCTGCGACAATATTCAATCGATTAAATCAAAGGAAAATTTCAACAAAGACCTTAAGTAAGGTGCTTCCCATCAGCGAAGAAGCGTTTCTTCAGATTTGATTTCCAAAGGCAATAGGCATCAAATGTAAAAGTAGAGCGCTGAGTACTCTTAGAGCTTCGCCGGAGTTTCGACGAGGTTCTGGAGCTTCGCTGGAGTTCTGGAGCTTTGGCGGTGCACGGATATGACGATTGCCTCCTCCCTCTTATTTACATGTCTGCCATTGggtatttaaaaaatactttcTCCGTcacaaaatgtttgtccggtccgcaaaacgagaattaaaaaataatgcatttctttcaaaaaaaattcaaacttttttcataaattaaaagaactcatcgatctctaatgaattgttgaaaaaaaaaaaacattttcttgcaaaaaatttattatttttacgttctcgttttgcgaaccggacaaatattataggATGAACGGATTAATAATTTTCAGGTACAAATTGTGTTTTGCCATTGGAGATACAGATACTCATACCCaaattttttactcaaattttgtgtgtgtgtgtgtgtgtgtgtgtgtggggggggggggggggggggggggggggggtgaagcATGTTAAATTTTAACTCAAATTTAGAATACTTTTTTCGGCTTTTCTTGTAAAATTTACGGGCCACGGCGAGATCCATTCTTACGACTTGGATCATTCTAATTTTTCATCACGGATGAACCATTTCCTTGAAAGATGGTCTGTATGATTTTCAAGCCGGGTCTCATGTAAGACTCATCTAATCTAAAGCCCAAGATATATCAAGGACGCAATTTACATTCATTATATAAACTCGCCCCTTGCCAAATCTCATCTGAAAGGAAACatatttgttggaaaaattcACAAGCAGCAGGTAACCCTTATACTTTCATGATTAAAAGCTAAATGAAAATTTGCAGAAGAAAATACTGGCCATTGTACGGAACACAACATGTGCAAAAACAGGTCTGGTCCTGTATGCCTAGTTGGTAGTGGTAGCTTGCGGACATTCACAACATATGCAAAAACAGtttgttttccaatttccaaCAAACCACAATCTAAATTAAACTTCTCATTAACCTTTGCTTCGCTTTGCTTGCTAGCTCATATGTAAGAGAAACTAGACATCCAGGTCCAAAATGGtagtgttcaaaaaaaaaaaggtccaaAATGGTCCTGCCTTGGAGGAATTCCTCATGCCCATGgacaaaaaggaaacaaataaagaacacATCTATACGGTTTCGTTCTTAAAACCAACTTTGGGTATCGCAAGAACCCCACACCAGTGTCCATTCTATTcccatttcttttattttttcaacacTTCCACACGCATTTAAAACACCTCTCCAAATTGTGTCATCACAAGCAACTACAGAAGATACTTCAGTGGTTTAGCCAAGGTGTAAAAGTAGCAACAGGACTCGCATGTAAAGCAACATCTCATTAAAGAAATCCCTGAACTACAAGAGCAAAATATAAGAATTCTGTGAACTTCTGCAAAAAGATGATAGCTTTCTCACTCAAAAGATTACAGCAAAGTAACCAAAGATATCTTATAACAAGCAACAAATAATGAGTGTACGACCATCAACAAGTAGATTGAAGCAAAAGGAAATTAGAATGTAGTAGATGCTCAAATAGGGGATAAGCTTTCAATGAATTGGTAAACTTGATAATATGAATAGTGAGAAGGGCTATCAGCGTCACCATGCAAATCAAGAAGCACCTTCATTGCCTTCGAATTCAGATCATATGCAATAACTTTCCCCGGGATAACAAACACGAGCGTGAAATCTTTTCCGTTTGCTCCATTCACACAACACAGCACGCAATATTCTGGGCAGTATCCTTCAGGGAATACCGAACGTATGGGTCTCAGATTCACTCGGCACTTCACAATCCAACGACAACAGTCTTTTTTCATCTCAAGGATTCTGAATCCCATAGCAGAGTACTCACGAGACTGAATAAGAAGCAAACTCCCACCACATTCCCCAAAATACTGAATCTTATCTCCATTAAGGATATTAGGTACTTTAGGCGTTTGGGTTCCTGTCAGAATCTCTGCATCAATGTTGAACGACTCAAACAGAATGTGATTATCGTCGTGACTCATCCAATGAATTGCTCCATTCCAAAAGACCCTGCGTCCATAGGGGCCAACAATGGGTGCTTTTACATGCACTTCTTTCCAAGACGCACTCTCTGATGAGTATATATAAATACGATATGACCTAGATCTTTCCACATAACCACAATGGTAACTTAGCAAGACAACTTTGTAGTAAGGCGATTTTGAAGGATCAAAAGCCAAGTAGGCACCGAAATTATGAGAATATGTATATGTAGTGCTGTCACCATGTTGGGGAAGTGCAATATATTTCTGGGTGGTCGGATTACAAACAATATACTCCTTTTTGCCACCATTCGAGAACAATAGTAAGCCATTGCAAGAGTCCTCAACACGAGACTCCGATCCTTTCAGTACAGGATCAAGGAAGGCAAGTGTGGGAAGACTTAGGTGGCCATGAAGCGAGACAGACTTGAATGTAACCCAAGGTCTATGATAGAAGTAGAGGCCTGAGATCAAGGAAGAACTGGGATTTCGGCAGGCGTGGTTGGAGGTAAACTTTACGTCGGAGATGAGAGAGCGCCAATGCTTAGATACAGACTTGAATTTGAGGAGCGGCTTCGCAGGCAGAAAGGAAATGATCTCTGTTAGGAGATCTTCATTGCTGGCAACTAATTCTACTGCCCGTGAGTGTTCTGACGATGTACAAGAACTAACTACCTTTCTTCTTTTGCTGGTTAATCTCTTGGCGGTCTTTGCCTGTTCATAACCAACTATAAAATCTGAGAGAGAATGTGCAGAGACGCGATTAAAGAGAAggcttttcaaatttcaatccctCTAAAGGCGCTTATTTCTTCCTTTCAGCATAAGAGGCGCACACTTTGTTGTTTTGAACGATAATAAGAGCTATTGAAGAAGTGGCACAAATTTTACAGGTAAATTTTGATTCTTCAACCACACAATTCAAAAATGACATGGGAGAAAAACAAATTCGATTAGGAGGTGTTTGTAACCAAATTAACCGATGCTTAtgggaaaaaggagaagcaaaaAAATACTCGTAATGAAACCCCTATATTAGGAAGCTGTGATTACGCGATTCGTATATACAGACACGATGTCTAAAGTTACCTCTTTGTCGCCGGTGACATTGTCTATCGACGGTGACTTTTTGCCGGCATCGAGGTCGGAATCGGCATCGGCGTCGAGCACCCCATCATCTGCCTCCGATGGGTTCTTCGATTTCGAGGGTTTCGCCATGGGGTTCGAACTTCGAAGGGTTTGAGCccttttaagaaagttttttttttctacgtACACatctaaaaatacaaaaattctacTCGCACAATAATTTAAACACAATATTAAATACAATTTTTGACATATATGTAAGATTCATACACATTATATATGGATACCACGTGTAAAAAGATTCATACACATTATATATGTGAGTCCCACGTGTGAAATACTCTCTCCTTCACCAGTTTCTTGTCTTCTGGAGTATTTGTTTCCACGTGTAAAAGGATTCATACACATTATATATGTGAGTCCCACATATGAAATACTCTCTCCTTCACCAGTTTCTTGTCTTCtggagtatttgttttttcaacATCACTATTTCTTGTCcactttaattatttttttaaactttaaaaaaagTACTATTGTCATTGATTCGATTTCGTCCTTGAAAATTGGTGTTTACCTTACTTTACAATATCAGTTTTCTTTCATGTGTCAGTATATCTTTGAAGATTAATGAAAATATCTTTCGTCAgtcttcaattttgttcttgCCAATTGCCATTGTCACTTTGCATTTGATTAAATTCTGAAATACGGCGAGAAACCATGAAttcacttttgaaaaaaaaccgCATTGCCCTTATTTGAGTTGTTGATTTGTTTCCTAAAATCTCCGTAGAAATTcgattaaggaaaaaaaataggtaAACTGATGGGTCTCATGttagaaaaaattattacttgctCTTGCTGTGCTCCAAAGGCATCTACTACCCACGTAACCTCGTTCAAGTGAAATAATTCAAGACTAAATGTATGGACCTCATCTGAATGTGTGCTGTTAGAGGCCCCTCGAGAGCACTGAATAAGCACTCCTCATGTTAGATCCTTTTAAGCCCAACAATATGGCGGACACAATTCAAATTCGTTCTATATATACTCTACTTTCTAAAATCTCATCTGAAAAGATGCATCAATGCTGGAAAAAACacatcagcagcagcagcagcagcatgaACCCCCCAGGCTTTCATGATTAAAAAGGCCAAATGAAAATGACACAAGGAAATACTCCTACTGGCCATTGTAACAGATGAAAAACataatactactccctccgtccctttttaaatgtcctatttcgtaactccaacttattaaaaaaacatcatcattatacctttcacattaactttttcctccactttccctacttacccatcatcattacactttttactcactaacttttcaaatgaaatctacttttagggacaaaatagacaatgtaccaccttttacctactaactttaccaaatggacacttattaagagacagcccaaaatagaatactggactataataagggtaCTACAAATGCTCCTGtctttttttatcatctacAGAGAAAAAGCCAAAGGAACACTACTTTCATTGTTGTCCATTTTATGGTCAATGACACCTTTTTTTCCCTCGGGTTGTATTGGAGTCAGTGGAATAAACCCATTAATTGTAGTAAAGACTCAACACCTGAAACAGATTTATGAATTAATCAACATTTACTGTTGTAACACTAAACTAAAGAGTGAACTATAAAAGAACGAGAGATGGGTAACTTGCTCATTGTAGTATGTGGGCTTTCATGCAAAAGATGATAGCTGAATTTCTCAGGAAAAAGATTGCGACAATAGTAACCACACATTTTCATAGCAAGCACCTACTACAAATTGGACAACCAAGAATGAAAGCATTACCATCAACAAGTTGATGCACAACAGAAAATCGTATTCAAGATTGGGCGTATTGAAATCACAGCTGCTTCAACATGTAGTAGACACTCAAACAGGGGTCAAGCTTTCGATGAATCGATAAGTGCAGAGATATGAATTGTAATACGATTGATAAGAGCCACACTGCAAATCAAGAAGCACCTTCACTGACTTCAAATTCAGATTATAAGCCATCACTTTTCCAGCAGTAGCTAACACGAGCACAAGATCCTTTCCGTTTGATCCATTTGCACAACAAAGTACATTAAATTCCCGAGAATATCCTTGATGGTATACAGAATATATGGGCATCATGTTTACCCGGTACTTCACAATCCAACGACAGCAGTCTTTTTCCATCTCAAGGATTCtgaatctcaaaaaaatgtACTCACGAGTCTGAATAAGAAGCAAACTGCCACCACATTCTCCAAAAAACCGAGTCTTCTCTTCTGCAAGAATGTTAGGTACTTTAGGCATAACGGTTCCCGTCAGATTCTCGGTATCAACATCGAACCGAATATGAACATTGTCGTGATTCATCCAATGAATTGCTCCGTTCCAAAAGACCCTGCGATAATAGGAACCACCATCGGGTGCTTTTGCATGGATTTCTTTCCAAGACGCAGACTTGGAAGAGTAGATATGAATTCGATAATAGGCAGATCTTTCTTTATCGCTAGAACAGTGGGCTATCAATAGAACTTTGTAGTAAGGCGATTTTAAAGGATCAAAAGCCAAGTAAGCACCGAATTCTCCACCAACATATCTATATGTAGTGCTGCGACCAGGTTCGGGAAGTGCAATATGTTTCTGGGTGGTCGGATTGCAGACAATATAATCCACTCCTCTCCCATTTGAGAACAACATCAAACCATTGCAAGAGTCCACAACCCTAGACTCCGATCCTTTCCGAACGGGATCAAGGAAGGCAAGTGTGGGAAGGCTTAGGTGGCCATGAAGTGAGACAGAATTTAGTTCCGAAGGTTTGTGATAGAAGTATATGCCTGAGATCAAGGAGGAACTGGGATTTCGCCGGGAGTGGTTGGAGGCAAACTTTGAGTCAGTGATGAGAGACTGCCAATGCTTAGATACACACTTGAAGTTAAGGAGTGGCTTCACAGGCACAAGGAAAAGGATCTCTGTTAGGAGATCTTCATTGCTGACAACTACTTCTAGTGCCCGTGAATGCTCAGACGATGTACAAGAGATATCTACCTTCCTTCTTTTGCTGGTTAATTTCTTGTCTGTCTTTGCCTGTTCATAACCCACGATAAGATCAGTGAGAGAATGTGCAGATACATGGTTACAGAGAAATGATGTATCTTAATTGCAATAGCTTTTCAATCCTCCTAAAGAACGGCACCACTTGCTCTCTTTACTTGCTAAAACCCATGAAGTCTcatatttttcttactttcttcCCTTGCACTTTGTTGCTTTTAACGACATAAGAGGTGCAACCTGAAAAAGCCTCCTAGGAATGTGAAAACTTGGTTCAGTCTGTTTAAACGACAATTGGTCATGGAGTGGCACTGATGGTAAAGGTAAATTTGATGCTTTAACCACCCTATTCCACTGAAACAGCACATATGGCCATGGGCAGATGGGGGTCGTCGGTGTTGGTGACGGGTCACTGTAGGCGAGTGGGAAGCTCACCCTGCCCGAGCCACCAGGTGGCCAGCATGATAGGCATCCTGAGTTATTCCACTTGCAGTTGCGAAAACCCCCCACTTAAGGCCTACATTCAACCGCTGTATGAAACTTATCTGGATTGTGTGTTTGGGCAACTAGATAATCCATAAAGTGCAACTTGTGAACCAAACACTTTTACActtttaaagaaaaagaaaacatgaaagcTTCTCGCTCTAGAAAGTGGTGGCGATCTGGTGTCTCCTTCTCGTCGTCCTCTTGCTAGGGTTTTCTGCTCTTCTCCTTTGCTCGCAATGGCTACTGTGGTCTCTAGTAATGAGTTTAATTCTGCTTTTCCTCCTTTAGGTTTGCATTGTACTACTTCTGCttaaaaattagggcttttgaaGCCAGTTGTTCTGACTTTGCTACAACAAGATTCCAATTCGTTGAGTAATGTCAATTTGATTGATGTTTTGGAGCTTTTTCTATCTCTAACAATGATCATCTTGAGGTCCAAGCAACTGATTCTCCTACGGTAAAACAGATCAAAGATCTTTCGACAGAGGTGATGTCGTTCATAATGAACTTGACACCAAGAATAAGTTGCTTGATTCTTTGAAGGATCAAGGCAATCAGTCAGTTGGTGGTCTACGTTTAGGAATGTCCTGGAAGGATAAGGTCTCTCCTCCTAGTGAAACTTGCCCCAGGATGAACTTGCAATTTTTTCCTCCTGAAGTGGAAGGGGAAACAGTTCGGGTCTCCCCCCCTAAACATGTTGAGCTTCAGGGCTCTGAGAAGTGGAGAGATTGCATAGTTGGGCATTTTGTTGATAGGAAACACCCTTTCAAGTCAGTTAGGTCAATTGCTTTCAATAATTAGCGTGACTATGGACTCAAGGATGTTCTAGCAAACGACAagggcttcttcttctttgtgttTGGAGTAGAAGGGGCTTATAGACAAATCTCTGAGATTGGTGGTTGGCATTTCGCTGGACGATCGATGGTACTACAAGAGTGGCATTCCAAGATGGATTATGAAAAGGAAGGGTACTACAAGAGTGGCATTCCAAGATGGATTATGAAAAGGAAGGGTTACATAAATTGCCTCTATGGATTCAACTTTATAATGTTCCCCTTCAGTATTGGACCAAAGCAGGTCTTAGTTATCTAGCCAGGGCTGTTGGGAAACCCCTATATGCTGATGCTATGACTAAATCGACTAGTCGAATTAGTTATGCGAAAATCTGTGTAGAAGTGGATGCTCAATCTCCCCTGCCTCACTCTATCGATCTTATTACTTCAATAGGAAGGATGGTTAAGGTTGGTGTTAAATATCTTTGGCCATTCAGAATGCAGTAAGCTAGTTAAACCTCCAATACAGTTGGAGGCTACTCGCAAAGCTTAGGATTCCATTCAGAATAAAGTTTGGGTTGTGAAAGGCAATAGGTCTGAGGGTGATCCTAATACTTTTCTTGACACTTCTGGAGATCGAGTTGCCCCTAAGGAGTCAGTGGTGAATGTTCCTTGTTCCAATCAATTTCTATCCTTGCAGACTGAAGACAATTTGATCGATGATGCTGCAGAAAGTGAGAAAGAGATGGTTAGTTCACCATGTGGGGATGAGAACAAACCTAACTCTCCTGCTTCTAGTGTTGTTGCTGCTGGAAATAATGCTACATCTTTAACCTTGCCGGAGCCTAGGCCTTGCATAAACCAAGAGGGATCTGCAGCCTTTGATTTCTTACCTGATCTTGATGTGGGTTTACAGGATCCTGATGTTGTATTTCAAGCCTTATCTGTTTTGGAAGGAGAATCTTCAAAGAAGGTTTGTGAATGGGGAAACCTTGGAGTAGGGAAGAGACGCAAAAAAACAAAGCATAAATGGTAAAGTTTGCTTCAAGGAATGTGAGGGGGTTGAATAATCCCATTAAGCAAGCTGGAATTAGGAAATTTATCCTTGCTAATAGTTTATCTCTGTTAGGGATTGTTGAATctaaaattaagaaagaaaatatggCTGGTGCTATGTTACACTGTCTTCCTTCTAATTGGGATTTTGTTCACAATGGGGATTTTGGTCCTGTTGCTAGAATTGTGGTGGCTTGGAATAAGCAGGGGTCAATAGTGAGAAAGTTGTTTTCCTCAGACCAATTGATCCTTTTATCTGCTGAATTTGATATGAAGTCTTTTATCATCTCAGTTGTCTATGGTAGTAATCAAGCCAGTTCAAGGAGGCAGCTTTGGGATGATTTGAGACTCTGCTTTGGGTCTTTTGGGCATCAACCTTGGATTCTTGTTGGTGATTTCAATACTGTTAGAAGACAAAGTGAAAAATCTGATCCCACTCACTTTGATGCAAATTCTGCTTTAGATTTTAACAATTGCTTAGAGGATGTCGAAATGGAAGATCGGAACTCTAAAGGCTTATGGTTCACCTGGTCAAACAAGTGAACTGGTCATGATCACTATAGTAGTAGATTGGACAGAGCTATTATCAACTCTCATGGGCAAAGCTTATTTACTGAATCAGAGGCAGCTTTTCTTGTTCCAGGTATTTCTGATCACTGTCTAGTTGTTGTTTCTGTTCTCCCTTATCAAAGAGGGCACAAACCTTTTAAgttcttcaatttttggatGTCTCATAAGGGATTTGCTCCTCTCCTCCTTCAATCATGGGAGCACTTAGTAGAAGAGTTCTTGTCTCCTATGTTGGTCCtttacaaaaaattgagaagacTTAAGCCTTGTTTGAGGACTTTCAATTTGGAGTTTTATGGTGATATTCAAAAGAAGGTTCTACTTGCTAGAGATGAGCTCCATTCTATCCAAACCCGTATTGCCAATTCTACTGGAGATCCTATTCCTTTGGCATATGAAAAATTCGGTCTGTTATCTCTCAATGAGCTTAGAACCGCAGAAGAAGCGCGGTGTAGACAAAAGTCAAGAGTTAAATGGCTTGAGTTGGGTGACAATAATATGAAGTTTTTCCATAAGAAAGTGGCTAGTCACAGAATGCGGAATAAAATTTTATCCATCTGTAAAGAGGATGGGACTAGACTGGATACTCTTGCTGAAGTCAAGTCTGAGATTTTGAGGTTTTATCACAAGATGCTGGGTACTAGATTTGACTAGAAACGGCAAGGGGAAAGGTTAATTTTTACTGACACTGTTCCTCCTGCCTTTCAGACTCAATTAGTTTCCCCTATAACACCTGAAGAAGTGAAAATGGCTTTATTCTCAATCAATGGTGATAAATCCCCTGGTCCTGATGGATTCAATGCTAGCTTCTTTCAAAAGAACTGGAGTTTGGTGGGCCAAGAGG carries:
- the LOC131320242 gene encoding F-box protein At5g07610-like translates to MAKPSKSKNPSEADDGVLDADADSDLDAGKKSPSIDNVTGDKEAKTAKRLTSKRRKVVSSCTSSEHSRAVELVASNEDLLTEIISFLPAKPLLKFKSVSKHWRSLISDVKFTSNHACRNPSSSLISGLYFYHRPWVTFKSVSLHGHLSLPTLAFLDPVLKGSESRVEDSCNGLLLFSNGGKKEYIVCNPTTQKYIALPQHGDSTTYTYSHNFGAYLAFDPSKSPYYKVVLLSYHCGYVERSRSYRIYIYSSESASWKEVHVKAPIVGPYGRRVFWNGAIHWMSHDDNHILFESFNIDAEILTGTQTPKVPNILNGDKIQYFGECGGSLLLIQSREYSAMGFRILEMKKDCCRWIVKCRVNLRPIRSVFPEGYCPEYCVLCCVNGANGKDFTLVFVIPGKVIAYDLNSKAMKVLLDLHGDADSPSHYSYYQVYQFIESLSPI
- the LOC131320241 gene encoding F-box protein At5g07610-like isoform X1, giving the protein MAKRSKSKNLLKDDATYKASNSSEQDDADSDLEARETSPSMDNDAGDKEAKTDKKLTSKRRKVDISCTSSEHSRALEVVVSNEDLLTEILFLVPVKPLLNFKCVSKHWQSLITDSKFASNHSRRNPSSSLISGIYFYHKPSELNSVSLHGHLSLPTLAFLDPVRKGSESRVVDSCNGLMLFSNGRGVDYIVCNPTTQKHIALPEPGRSTTYRYVGGEFGAYLAFDPLKSPYYKVLLIAHCSSDKERSAYYRIHIYSSKSASWKEIHAKAPDGGSYYRRVFWNGAIHWMNHDNVHIRFDVDTENLTGTVMPKVPNILAEEKTRFFGECGGSLLLIQTREYIFLRFRILEMEKDCCRWIVKYRVNMMPIYSVYHQGYSREFNVLCCANGSNGKDLVLVLATAGKVMAYNLNLKSVKVLLDLQCGSYQSYYNSYLCTYRFIESLTPV